The DNA sequence GATCCTGCTCTACGTCGTCTTCTACACGCTCATCCTCAAGCGCCGCACCGCCCAGAACATCGTCTGGGGCGGCGTCGCCGGCTGCATGCCCGTGCTGATCGGCTGGGCCGCCGTCACCGGTTCGCTCGCCTGGCCGCCGGTTATCCTGTTCGGCATCATCTTCCTCTGGACGCCGCCGCACTACTGGCCGCTGTCGATGAAGTACCGCGAGGACTACAAGGAGGCCGGCGTCCCGATGCTCGCGGTCGTCCGCGGCCGCACGGTGGTCGGCCTGCAGGTCATCCTGTACGCGTGGGCGATGGTGGCGTGCTCGCTGCTGCTCATCCCGGTCGGTCACATGGGCCTGGTCTACACGGTGGTCTCGCTGGGCGCGGGCGGCTGGTTCCTCTACGAGTCGCACCGCCTCTACAACCTCGCCATCCGGCACGAGCACGTCTCGCCGATGCGGGTGTTCCACGGCTCCATCGCCTACCTGACGCTGATCTTCCTCGCCGTCGCGATCGACCCCCTGCTCTGGTTCTGACGCGGCGATTCGTGCCGAATGTCGTGAATGCCCGCGCCTTTCGCGACATTCGTGCCGAATGTGCGCGCGGCGATTC is a window from the Leifsonia shinshuensis genome containing:
- a CDS encoding heme o synthase; its protein translation is MDVAVESRVEPAGRIGVARKAKAYLALTKPRVVELLLVTTVPTMILAAHGIPNLWLVLATVVGGYMSAGSAGAFNCYIDRDIDRVMRRTKNRPLVTGELSDREALVFAWALGIASVLVLGFFTNWLAAALSVGAILLYVVFYTLILKRRTAQNIVWGGVAGCMPVLIGWAAVTGSLAWPPVILFGIIFLWTPPHYWPLSMKYREDYKEAGVPMLAVVRGRTVVGLQVILYAWAMVACSLLLIPVGHMGLVYTVVSLGAGGWFLYESHRLYNLAIRHEHVSPMRVFHGSIAYLTLIFLAVAIDPLLWF